A stretch of the Nicotiana tabacum cultivar K326 chromosome 6, ASM71507v2, whole genome shotgun sequence genome encodes the following:
- the LOC107787863 gene encoding homeobox-leucine zipper protein HAT14-like isoform X2, giving the protein MELALSLGGDTQKSFSFLKKSTNNSSSHEELLTSSNKDLRFCMGLGKSNTTHELDENNGGRKILHLDLLPLSAVPLNQIMPSQIPFPWLSQNTAEPGLTNGPAGKVLDMNRRPIVLEEEAEEGTDLSSPNSNSGVSSFQMEFSSIYRNGNSRSLIGKRDHSEAGDTERGVSDEDENNGLARKKLRLTKEQSAFLEESFKEHNTLNPKQKFALAKQLKLRPRQVEVWFQNRRARTKLKQTELDCEYLKRCCETLTEENRRLQKELQELRALKSSQPLYMQLPATTLTMCPSCERVATTTAAAVPTAAAATSATATNTTLSLAKPNLFPFPPAQVHAPQAAS; this is encoded by the exons atGGAGTTAGCTTTGAGCTTAGGAGGGGATACCCAAAAATCATTTTCCTTTCTTAAAAAATCTACTAATAATTCTTCATCACATGAGGAGCTGCTAACGAGTAGCAATAAAGATTTAAGATTCTGCATGGGTTTAGGAAAGAGCAATACTACTCATGAATTAGATGAAAATAATGGAGGAAGAAAAATATTGCATCTTGATCTTCTGCCTCTTTCTGCAGTTCCCCTCAATCAAATTATGCCTTCACAGATTCCTTTCCCTTGGCTCTCTCAAAATA CAGCTGAACCGGGTTTAACAAATGGACCGGCAGGAAAGGTATTGGACATGAACCGGCGGCCAATAGTACTGGAAGAGGAGGCGGAAGAAGGGACGGACCTCTCATCTCCGAACAGCAACAGCGGAGTATCAAGTTTTCAGATGGAATTTTCATCAATATACAGAAATGGAAATAGCAGATCATTAATAGGAAAGAGAGATCATTCTGAAGCCGGAGATACAGAAAGAGGAGTTAGTGATGAAGATGAAAACAATGGTTTAGCTAGAAAAAAACTGAGACTTACTAAAGAGCAATCTGCTTTTCTTGAAGAAAGTTTCAAAGAACATAACACTCTCAATCCT AAACAGAAGTTTGCTCTGGCAAAGCAATTAAAACTTCGGCCTAGACAAGTAGAAGTGTGGTTCCAAAATAGAAGAGCAAG GACGAAATTGAAGCAGACAGAACTAGATTGTGAATATTTAAAAAGATGTTGTGAGACACTGACTGAAGAGAATAGGAGGCTGCAAAAAGAGCTTCAAGAATTAAGAGCTTTAAAATCTTCCCAACCTTTGTACATGCAACTTCCTGCCACCACTCTCACTATGTGTCCGTCTTGTGAGCGAGTCGCCACCACCACCGCCGCAGCCGTCCCTACAGCCGCTGCTGCTACCTCTGCCACGGCCACGAACACGACGCTTTCTTTGGCAAAGCCCAATCTCTTCCCATTTCCACCTGCACAAGTTCATGCTCCTCAGGCTGCTTCATAA
- the LOC107787863 gene encoding homeobox-leucine zipper protein HAT14-like isoform X1 produces MELALSLGGDTQKSFSFLKKSTNNSSSHEELLTSSNKDLRFCMGLGKSNTTHELDENNGGRKILHLDLLPLSAVPLNQIMPSQIPFPWLSQNIAAEPGLTNGPAGKVLDMNRRPIVLEEEAEEGTDLSSPNSNSGVSSFQMEFSSIYRNGNSRSLIGKRDHSEAGDTERGVSDEDENNGLARKKLRLTKEQSAFLEESFKEHNTLNPKQKFALAKQLKLRPRQVEVWFQNRRARTKLKQTELDCEYLKRCCETLTEENRRLQKELQELRALKSSQPLYMQLPATTLTMCPSCERVATTTAAAVPTAAAATSATATNTTLSLAKPNLFPFPPAQVHAPQAAS; encoded by the exons atGGAGTTAGCTTTGAGCTTAGGAGGGGATACCCAAAAATCATTTTCCTTTCTTAAAAAATCTACTAATAATTCTTCATCACATGAGGAGCTGCTAACGAGTAGCAATAAAGATTTAAGATTCTGCATGGGTTTAGGAAAGAGCAATACTACTCATGAATTAGATGAAAATAATGGAGGAAGAAAAATATTGCATCTTGATCTTCTGCCTCTTTCTGCAGTTCCCCTCAATCAAATTATGCCTTCACAGATTCCTTTCCCTTGGCTCTCTCAAAATA TAGCAGCTGAACCGGGTTTAACAAATGGACCGGCAGGAAAGGTATTGGACATGAACCGGCGGCCAATAGTACTGGAAGAGGAGGCGGAAGAAGGGACGGACCTCTCATCTCCGAACAGCAACAGCGGAGTATCAAGTTTTCAGATGGAATTTTCATCAATATACAGAAATGGAAATAGCAGATCATTAATAGGAAAGAGAGATCATTCTGAAGCCGGAGATACAGAAAGAGGAGTTAGTGATGAAGATGAAAACAATGGTTTAGCTAGAAAAAAACTGAGACTTACTAAAGAGCAATCTGCTTTTCTTGAAGAAAGTTTCAAAGAACATAACACTCTCAATCCT AAACAGAAGTTTGCTCTGGCAAAGCAATTAAAACTTCGGCCTAGACAAGTAGAAGTGTGGTTCCAAAATAGAAGAGCAAG GACGAAATTGAAGCAGACAGAACTAGATTGTGAATATTTAAAAAGATGTTGTGAGACACTGACTGAAGAGAATAGGAGGCTGCAAAAAGAGCTTCAAGAATTAAGAGCTTTAAAATCTTCCCAACCTTTGTACATGCAACTTCCTGCCACCACTCTCACTATGTGTCCGTCTTGTGAGCGAGTCGCCACCACCACCGCCGCAGCCGTCCCTACAGCCGCTGCTGCTACCTCTGCCACGGCCACGAACACGACGCTTTCTTTGGCAAAGCCCAATCTCTTCCCATTTCCACCTGCACAAGTTCATGCTCCTCAGGCTGCTTCATAA